From Panicum hallii strain FIL2 chromosome 2, PHallii_v3.1, whole genome shotgun sequence, a single genomic window includes:
- the LOC112880830 gene encoding uncharacterized protein LOC112880830 has translation MANNLEAGSSTGGSNAMTFINAIPPLDGSNYGMWAQKLEVALALSDIDFAITSPFPVCPAELVRDPEETTAAWQARQREHASVQMKFDLEKAKWISSNRKCLMVIKSSIIDSIRGAIPDCATAVEYLKKVESQFVGSSKAYAQTLIQRLVNDKYTGGGVREHILKMSNMQYHEY, from the exons ATGGCCAACAACCTCGAAGCCGGATCGTCCACTGGGG gatctaatgCCATGACCTTCATTAATGCTataccgccgttggatggttccaactacggGATGTGGGCACAGAAGCTAGAAGTGGCTCTCGCATTGTCAGATATCGATTTCGCCATCACCTCACCGTTTCCCGTTTGTCCTGCGGAACTGGTGAGGGACCCGGAAGAGACGACTGCCGCTTGGCAGGCTCGTCAGAGAGAACATGCAAGTGTTCAAATGAAATTTGATCTTGAGAAAGCAAAATGGATCTCTTCCAACAGAAAGTGTTTGATGGTGATCAAGAGCTCCATCATAGATAGtatcaggggagcaatcccagattgCGCCACCGCAGTCGAGTACTTAAAGAAAGTTGAGAGTCAATTCGTTGGCTCCTCAAAAGCGTATGCACAAactctgattcagaggttagtCAATGATaagtacactggcggtggtgtgagagagcacatactgAAAATGAGCAATATG CAATACCACGAGTATTGA
- the LOC112880067 gene encoding G-type lectin S-receptor-like serine/threonine-protein kinase At1g61440 isoform X2, which translates to MALWECLGKVANIAGPVGVDMFKLIGMIVKGVETVRRNHEECQQLSHFASATDNLLHELANLKVIEHPKMWKPIQGLRGTLLQAYMLIKSCQHRSYAHHFCKGGNLAAQLQSVQKEMDFNIRYLSALLNAITYSEITTVSGTADEIRNAVQKDGGRVCPHHGETASSPSIKGLPKRGLIEFALSQLADATNYFSLENKIGFGSTSTVYKGVLQDGLEVAVKRASYDGKIPCSYFENEIKLIPKLQHTNIVTLLGYCTQKSERILVLEYMPNRSLDSFIYGKRATESPLDWPKRCEIVQGIAQGTLYLHKLCRPRIIHGDLKPGNILLDSDLSPKICDFGISTTLKPGADEDCTSIVAGSRGFIAPEYKRGGCLSVKSDVYSFGVTMLQLISGKKGPPPPLALSDESRDYGPLNKWLCSGLGLVGSTKADGVHRSLTAS; encoded by the exons ATGGCGCTGTGGGAGTGCCTGGGGAAGGTTGCTAACATAGCCGGACCAGTCGGAGTGGACATGTTCAAATTGATCGGCATGATCGTGAAGGGTGTGGAGACGGTGCGCCGGAACCATGAGGAGTGCCAGCAGCTCTCTCACTTCGCGTCGGCCACCGACAACCTGCTGCACGAATTGGCAAACCTGAAGGTCATAGAGCACCCAAAGATGTGGAAGCCGATACAGGGGCTCAGGGGCACTCTCCTCCAAGCCTACATGCTCATCAAATCATGCCAGCATAGGAGCTACGCACACCACTTCTGCAAGGGTGGCAACCTTGCAGCCCAGTTACAGTCGGTGCAGAAAGAAATGGATTTCAACATCCGGTATCTCTCGGCGCTCTTAAATGCGATCACCTACAGCGAAATCACTACCGTCTCAGGTACCGCGGATGAAATCAGAAATGCTGTGCAGAAG GATGGGGGACGAGTATGCCCACACCATGGCGAGACAGCTTCTAGTCCCAGCATCAAGGGTCTCCCAAAAAGAG GTCTTATAGAGTTTGCACTCTCCCAGCTGGCGGATGCTACAAATTACTTCTCACTTGAAAATAAGATTGGCTTCGGTTCTACTAGCACTGTTTACAAG GGTGTACTACAAGATGGACTCGAGGTTGCTGTCAAAAGAGCATCATATGATGGGAAGATTCCATGCAGTTACTTTGAAAATGAAATTAAGTTAATACCAAAGCTTCAGCACACAAATATAGTTACGCTTCTTGGATACTGCACTCAAAAGTCGGAAAGGATCTTGGTCCTTGAATACATGCCGAACAGAAGCTTGGATTCCTTCATATACG GCAAGCGAGCGACCGAGTCGCCACTGGACTGGCCTAAACGCTGTGAAATAGTCCAAGGGATAGCTCAGGGAACTCTGTATCTGCACAAGCTATGCAGGCCACGAATAATTCATGGAGATTTGAAACCAGGCAATATACTACTGGATTCAGACCTGAGCCCTAAGATCTGTGACTTTGGAATATCCACAACACTAAAGCCAGGTGCAGATGAAGACTGCACAAGCATTGTAGCAGGTTCACG AGGGTTTATCGCGCCCGAATATAAGAGGGGAGGCTGCTTGTCCGTTAAGTCCGATGTGTACAGCTTTGGTGTTACCATGCTTCAGCTCATTAGCGGAAAGAAAGGTCCTCCACCTCCATTAGCACTGTCTGATGAGTCTCGTGATTACGGGCCTCTAAATAAGTGG CTTTGTTCAGGCTTGGGACTTGTGGGCAGCACGAAGGCTGACGGAGTTCATCGATCCCTCACTGCATCGTGA
- the LOC112880067 gene encoding G-type lectin S-receptor-like serine/threonine-protein kinase RKS1 isoform X1: MALWECLGKVANIAGPVGVDMFKLIGMIVKGVETVRRNHEECQQLSHFASATDNLLHELANLKVIEHPKMWKPIQGLRGTLLQAYMLIKSCQHRSYAHHFCKGGNLAAQLQSVQKEMDFNIRYLSALLNAITYSEITTVSGTADEIRNAVQKDGGRVCPHHGETASSPSIKGLPKRGLIEFALSQLADATNYFSLENKIGFGSTSTVYKGVLQDGLEVAVKRASYDGKIPCSYFENEIKLIPKLQHTNIVTLLGYCTQKSERILVLEYMPNRSLDSFIYGKRATESPLDWPKRCEIVQGIAQGTLYLHKLCRPRIIHGDLKPGNILLDSDLSPKICDFGISTTLKPGADEDCTSIVAGSRGFIAPEYKRGGCLSVKSDVYSFGVTMLQLISGKKGPPPPLALSDESRDYGPLNKWAWDLWAARRLTEFIDPSLHREPRKAEIMRWVQIGLLCVQQHPEDRPSMWDVVLMLGCENAILREPGLPAYY; this comes from the exons ATGGCGCTGTGGGAGTGCCTGGGGAAGGTTGCTAACATAGCCGGACCAGTCGGAGTGGACATGTTCAAATTGATCGGCATGATCGTGAAGGGTGTGGAGACGGTGCGCCGGAACCATGAGGAGTGCCAGCAGCTCTCTCACTTCGCGTCGGCCACCGACAACCTGCTGCACGAATTGGCAAACCTGAAGGTCATAGAGCACCCAAAGATGTGGAAGCCGATACAGGGGCTCAGGGGCACTCTCCTCCAAGCCTACATGCTCATCAAATCATGCCAGCATAGGAGCTACGCACACCACTTCTGCAAGGGTGGCAACCTTGCAGCCCAGTTACAGTCGGTGCAGAAAGAAATGGATTTCAACATCCGGTATCTCTCGGCGCTCTTAAATGCGATCACCTACAGCGAAATCACTACCGTCTCAGGTACCGCGGATGAAATCAGAAATGCTGTGCAGAAG GATGGGGGACGAGTATGCCCACACCATGGCGAGACAGCTTCTAGTCCCAGCATCAAGGGTCTCCCAAAAAGAG GTCTTATAGAGTTTGCACTCTCCCAGCTGGCGGATGCTACAAATTACTTCTCACTTGAAAATAAGATTGGCTTCGGTTCTACTAGCACTGTTTACAAG GGTGTACTACAAGATGGACTCGAGGTTGCTGTCAAAAGAGCATCATATGATGGGAAGATTCCATGCAGTTACTTTGAAAATGAAATTAAGTTAATACCAAAGCTTCAGCACACAAATATAGTTACGCTTCTTGGATACTGCACTCAAAAGTCGGAAAGGATCTTGGTCCTTGAATACATGCCGAACAGAAGCTTGGATTCCTTCATATACG GCAAGCGAGCGACCGAGTCGCCACTGGACTGGCCTAAACGCTGTGAAATAGTCCAAGGGATAGCTCAGGGAACTCTGTATCTGCACAAGCTATGCAGGCCACGAATAATTCATGGAGATTTGAAACCAGGCAATATACTACTGGATTCAGACCTGAGCCCTAAGATCTGTGACTTTGGAATATCCACAACACTAAAGCCAGGTGCAGATGAAGACTGCACAAGCATTGTAGCAGGTTCACG AGGGTTTATCGCGCCCGAATATAAGAGGGGAGGCTGCTTGTCCGTTAAGTCCGATGTGTACAGCTTTGGTGTTACCATGCTTCAGCTCATTAGCGGAAAGAAAGGTCCTCCACCTCCATTAGCACTGTCTGATGAGTCTCGTGATTACGGGCCTCTAAATAAGTGG GCTTGGGACTTGTGGGCAGCACGAAGGCTGACGGAGTTCATCGATCCCTCACTGCATCGTGAGCCTCGGAAGGCCGAGATAATGAGGTGGGTTCAGATAGGACTTCTGTGTGTTCAACAGCATCCAGAAGACCGGCCAAGCATGTGGGACGTCGTTCTGATGCTGGGCTGTGAGAATGCCATCCTTAGAGAACCTGGCCTGCCAGCTTACTACTGA
- the LOC112880069 gene encoding ras-related protein RABA2a-like produces MARRPASWEQGGDEYDYLFKVVLIGDSGVGKSNLLSRFTKNSFALDSKSTIGVEFATRTLQVENKTIKAQIWDTAGQERYRAITSAYYRGAVGALLVYDVTKVMTFENVKRWLKELRDHADSNIVVMLIGNKIDLRHLRSVAVEDAASFAESEGLFFIETSALDATNVEKAFQTVLAEIYRVISKKPLSSEQSVSGSGNIKEGQSIQVSATNSSTLTSRCCSS; encoded by the exons ATGGCCCGGCGGCCGGCCTCGTGGGAGCAGGGCGGCGACGAGTACGACTACCTCTTCAAGGTGGTGCTCATCGGCGACTCCGGCGTGGGGAAGTCCAACCTgctctcccgcttcaccaagaaCAGCTTCGCTCTCGACTCCAAGTCCACCATCGGCGTTGAGTTCGCCACCCGCACCCTCCAG GTGGAGAATAAGACTATAAAAGCTCAAATATGGGACACTGCTGGGCAGGAGAGATATCGAGCAATTACAAGTGCTTACTATCGTGGAGCTGTAGGGGCATTGCTAGTCTATGATGTCACTAAAGTAATGACATTTGAGAATGTGAAGCGGTGGCTGAAGGAGCTCCGGGACCATGCTGACTCGAACATCGTTGTCATGCTCATTGGCAACAAGATCGACCTTAGGCACCTCCGTTCTGTTGCAGTTGAGGATGCTGCAAGCTTTGCAGAGAGCGAAGGGTTGTTTTTCATAGAGACCTCTGCGCTTGATGCAACAAATGTGGAGAAGGCTTTTCAAACTGTGCTAGCTGAGATCTACAGAGTAATCAGCAAGAAGCCTCTTTCATCTGAGCAGTCTGTATCAGGGTCTGGTAATATCAAAGAGGGACAATCCATTCAAGTGTCAGCCACAAATTCTAGCACCCTTACGTCAAGGTGCTGCTCTTCTTAG
- the LOC112880068 gene encoding phosphatidylinositol N-acetylglucosaminyltransferase subunit A-like, translating into MEGTKHRILMVSDFFFPNFGGVESHIYYLSQCLLKLGHKVVVMTHAYGNRSGVRYVTNGLKVYYVPWRPFLMQNTLPTLFLTLPIVRTIIIREKISVVHGHQAFSTLCHEALMHARTMGYKVVFTDHSLYGFADAGSIHMNKVLQFTLADIDQAICVSHTSKENTVLRSGISPEKVFMVPNAVDTAMFTPSPKRLSCDEIVIVVISRLVYRKGADLLVEVIPEVCRLFPKVRFIIGGDGPKRVRLEEMREKFSLQDRVEMLGAVPHAQVQSVLISGHIFLNSSLTEAFCIAILEAASCGLLTVSTRVGGVPEVLPDDMIVLAEPAPEDMVRAVKKAIDMLPGIDPQVMHLRMKKLYSWDDVAKRTEIVYDRAMQSPTTNLLDRLPRYLTCGSWAGKLFCIVMIINYLLWRLLEFLQPAEAIEEVPDIGPLHGQLDSRDDSCEAQEKQI; encoded by the exons ATGGAAGGAACAAAGCACAGGATTTTGATGGTGTCTGACTTTTTCTTCCCAAACTTCGGTGGAGTGGAAAGCCATATCTACTACCTATCACAATGTCTGCTTAAGCTTGGCCATAAG GTTGTCGTCATGACGCATGCATATGGAAACCGATCTGGAGTACGATATGTCACAAATGGTTTAAAGGTTTATTATGTACCATGGAGGCCATTCCTCATGCAGAATACACTACCTACATTATTTTTGACATTGCCAATTGTAAGGACCATTATAATTCGAGAGAAGATTTCTGTCGTGCATGGACATCAGGCCTTTTCAACCCTGTGTCATGAAGCATTGATGCATGCTAGAACAATGGGGTACAAAGTTGTCTTCACAGATCACTCACTTTATGGTTTTGCTGATGCTGGAAGCATTCACATGAATAAGGTGCTGCAGTTTACTCTTGCAGATATTGATCAGGCAATATGTGTCTCTCATACAAGCAAAGAGAATACTGTCTTGAGGTCTGGGATATCTCCTGAGAAGGTTTTCATGGTTCCTAATGCCGTTGATACAGCAATGTTTACTCCCTCACCCAAGCGCTTAAGTTGTGATGAAATAGTTATTGTTGTGATCAGTAGACTAGTTTATCGAAAAGGTGCAGACCTTCTTGTGGAAGTCATTCCAGAAGTGTGTCGTCTATTTCCAAAG GTGCGCTTTATTATTGGGGGTGATGGTCCAAAACGTGTGCGTCTTGAAGAGATGAGGGAGAAGTTTTCCCTTCAGGATAGAGTTGAGATGTTAGGAGCTGTGCCTCATGCTCAGGTGCAGTCGGTTCTGATATCTGGTCATATATTTTTAAACAG TTCACTTACAGAGGCATTTTGCATTGCCATTCTGGAAGCAGCAAGCTGTGGACTGTTGACAGTAAGCACTAGAGTTGGAGGTGTCCCAGAG GTTCTTCCTGATGACATGATAGTACTTGCGGAGCCAGCTCCAGAAGATATGGTAAGAGCTGTCAAGAAAGCTATCGATATGCTACCTGGTATAGATCCCCAAGTTATGCATCTTCGG ATGAAAAAACTTTACAGTTGGGATGATGTGGCCAAAAGAACAGAGATTGTTTATGATCGTGCAATGCAGTCACCAACAACAAATTTGCTAGACCGCCTTCCCCG ATATCTTACCTGTGGATCTTGGGCTGGGAAGCTGTTTTGCATAGTTATGATCATCAATTACCTACTATGGCGCCTTCTAGAATTCCTACAG CCTGCTGAAGCTATTGAAGAAGTCCCAGATATAGGTCCACTACACGGTCAGTTGGATTCAAGAGATGATTCATGTGAAGCTCAAGAAAAGCAGATTTAG
- the LOC112881976 gene encoding guanosine nucleotide diphosphate dissociation inhibitor 2-like, giving the protein MDVEYDVIVLGTGLKECILSGLLSVDRLKVLHMDRNDYYGGDSTSLNLNQLWKRFKGDQTPPAQIGASRDYNVDMVPKFMMANGALVRVLIHTGVTKYMSFKAVDGSYVFNKGKIHKVPSTDMEALKSPLMGLFEKRRAGKFFLYVQDYKENDPSTHKGYDLTKLTTKQLISKYGLDDNTIDFIGHAVALHRDDTYLSEPALDTVKRMKLYAESVARFQGGSPYIYPLYGLGELPQGFARLSAVYGGTYMLNKPECKVEFDSEGKVCGVTSEGETAKCKKVVCDPSYLPDKVKKVGKVFRAIAIMSHPIPNTAESHSVQIILPQKQLGRKSDMYVFCCSYSHNVASKGKFIAFVSAQAETDNLQTELKPGIDLLGAVDELFFDTYDRYEPTNDSSSDNCYISTSYDATTHFESTVMDVLSLYTKITGKMVDLSVDLSAASASEDDM; this is encoded by the exons GTGCTGCATATGGACAGGAATGACTACTACGGTGGAGACTCCACATCGCTCAACCTCAATCAG CTCTGGAAAAGGTTCAAGGGCGACCAAACACCCCCTGCACAGATAGGAGCTAGCAGAGACTACAATGTCGATATGGTTCCAAAG TTTATGATGGCAAATGGGGCTCTGGTCCGTGTACTCATTCATACTGGTGTCACCAAGTACATGTCCTTCAAAGCTGTGGATGGAAGCTATGTCTTCAACAAGGGAAAG ATTCACAAGGTTCCTTCTACTGATATGGAAGCTCTCAAGTCTCCACTGATGGGATTGTTTGAGAAGCGACGAGCAGGGAAATTCTTCCTTTATGTTCAAGATTATAAGGAAAATGACCCAAGCACTCATAAGGGTTATGACCTTACGAAACTAACTACTAAACAACTTATCTC AAAATATGGTTTGGATGATAACACGATAGACTTCATCGGTCATGCTGTGGCTCTTCACAGAGATGACACCTACCTTTCAGAACCTGCACTCGACACTGTAAAGCGGATGAAG CTTTATGCAGAATCAGTGGCTCGTTTTCAAGGAGGATCACCATATATTTATCCCTTGTATGGCTTAGGAGAGCTTCCACAG GGTTTTGCTCGTCTGAGTGCTGTCTATGGGGGCACCTACATGTTGAATAAACCAGAGTGCAAG GTCGAATTTGACTCCGAAGGTAAAGTCTGTGGTGTTACATCAGAAGGAGAGACTGCCAAATGCAAAAAGGTTGTCTGTGATCCATCCTACCTACCTGACAAG GTCAAAAAAGTTGGAAAAGTTTTTCGGGCAATTGCTATCATGAGTCATCCCATTCCAAATACTGCTGAGTCGCACTCAGTTCAGATTATACTACCACAGAAGCAGCTTGGCCGTAAATCAGACAT GTATGTTTTCTGTTGCTCCTACTCTCATAATGTCGCATCAAAGGGGAAGTTCATTGCATTCGTGTCTGCACAAGCAGAGACTGATAATCTACAGACAGAACTGAAGCCTGGGATCGATCTTCTTGGGGCAGTGGATGAGTTATTTTTTGACACATATGACAGATATGAACCTACTAATGACTCGTCATCGGACAATTGTTACATCTCAACA AGTTATGATGCCACAACACACTTTGAATCCACTGTTATGGATGTGCTTTCCCTTTATACAAAGATCACTGGAAAG ATGGTTGATCTTAGCGTGGATCTAAGCGCTGCAAGTGCTTCCGAAGATGATATGTGA